The genome window CCGAGCCACAGCCCGGTGCCGACCCGCGGCCGGATGCTCAAGTCCCCGTACGCCGACCGCAACCGCTCCAACTCCGAAGGCGTCAGGTGGGAGATCCAGACGCTGCTCGCCTCGGCCCCGATCACGTCGTCGAGCAGCGCCCGCGCCTCGGGCTCGTTGCCACCCGTCATGGGCAGGTGGATCGTCACGCCCTCGAACCGCGCGCGACTCCTGGCGATGCCGGCTGCGGCCCACAGCTCGGCCGCGCTCATGCCGTGGCGACGCATCGAGGTCGTCCGCTCGAGCACCACCCGCGCCCCGGGCTGCACCTCGAGCAACGCCTCGAGGTCCTCGGGACGCGAGACCGTGTGGATCACCCTGCCCGCCACCTCGGGGGAGAGCACCGGGATCCACGGCCGCCACGGCGTCAGCACCAGCACGTCACCGGGGAAGCGGGACAGCACCGACGGCAGCTCGGCATAGGTGCCGACCGCCATCACGTCCACGCCGAGCCATTCGCACCGGCGCGCCAGAGACGCGAGCCCGAAGCCGTAGCCGTTGCCCTTGGCGACCGGCACCAGGCCCGCGGTCGCGTCGGCGACACTGCGGAGATGGTTCCGCCAGCGTGCGCCGGCGACGGTCAGGACCAGCGACATCTCAACGACCTCGCCGGTTCATGTAGGCCGTGAAGGCCTTGTAGATCAGGGGCCTGAGCGCCCGGTCCCACTCGCCGGCGTACTCCACGGCCTGGCCACCGGTGCCGACCTTGAACTGGATCAGGCCCACATGCGAGTCCGCCGAGTCCAGCGTCGGCGTGATGCCGCGCAGGTCATAGACATCGCACCCGGCAGCGAGCGAGTCGCGGATCATCGCCCACTGCAGGGCGTTGGAACCGCGGACCTCGCGCTTCTCCGTCGAGGAGGCGCCGTAGGAGTACCAGGACCAGGCCCCGACCTGCACGAGGATCGTCGCGGCGACGAGGTCGCCCTCGTGCCTCGCGAGGTAGAGGCGGATGCGACGGGGGTCCTCGGCCGACAGCTCGCGGAACATCGTCTCGAAGTAGGAGAGCGGTCGCGGCGTGAAGTGGTCACGCTCGGCCGTGTGGACGTAGAGGTCGTGGAAGGCTCGCAGGTCGGACAGGTCGAGTGAGACCCGGACCTCGACGCCCTCCTTGTCGGCCTTCTTGATATTGCGCCGCCAGAGCTGGTTCATGCCCTTGAGCAGGTCGTCCTCGGTCCGCCGCTGGCCGTCGACCACGAGCGGGATCTCGTACGTGTACTGCGGCTGCCCCGCACCGAAGCCGTCCTCCGGCGACTGCAGCACCCACCCGGCAGAGCGGAGCTGGGAGACCACCCGAGCGCCCTCGGGATAGCGGTGTTCAGGCGCGAGATCGCCCAGTCGACGTACGGAATCGGAGGCGACGCCCTCCTTGACCTGCGCGGCGCTCCACGTCGCCGTCCGTACCGGCGGACCGAGCCGGACCGCGAAGGCCCCGTTCTTCCGGAGGTACGCCGACAGCGGCTCCAGCCACTCCGCGAGATCGCCCGACCAGTCGATCGACGGACCTTCGGGCACGTAGGCGAGCGTGTAGCGCTTCAGCTTCGGCACGGGACGGTGCAGCACGAGCGCCGCCCCGACCAGAGTTTCACCGCGGAACCACCCGACCGACTCCGACCGCCACTCCGTCTTGACTCGCGCCCACGCGGGCGTCTGCAGGAAGCTGACCGAGCGTTGCTGCCGCACCCACTCACGATGGACTTGAGGCGAGATCCGCCGCACGCTCAGGGTCACGCGCCGACCCTACCCGCGGAAACCACCCGTGGACGATCCGGCCGACGAGCCACAGCTCGCCCGCGACGCGGACCAGGATCCCGAGCCAGTAGAAGGGCTGCTGGTCGCCGCCGCCGGGAGCGAGGAAGCCGCCGAGGTACCACCAGACGAGGGCGAAGTAGGCGAACTCGGCGCCCTGCCACCATGCCTGCTCACGCCACCGTGGACGCGCGATGACGGCCAGCGGCAGCAGCCAGAGCACGTACTGCGGGGAGTAGACCTTGTTGACGATGAGGAAGCCCGCGACGACCACGAACCCCAGCTCGGCGAAGGTCGGCGTACGCCGTGCGGCGAGACCGACGGCCAGGGTCAGGGCGCACCACAGACCGAAGAGCAGCCAGGACCAGACGTTGATCGTGTGCGGCGTGAAGGTGTGGCCGGTGACCTGCTGCGCGACCAACCAGAGCGAGCCGAGGTCGGCACCGCGACTGGAGTTGAAGCTCCAGAAGACCTTCCACTCGTCCCAGCCGCCGAGCATCGCCGGAGCATTGACGAGCAGCCAGCTCAGCCCTGCACCGAGGAACGCGAGGCCCACTGCCGGCCATCGCCGCGCCCGCCAGGCGAGGATCACGATCGCCCCGAGGAGGAAGAGCGGATAGAGCTTCATCGCCGTGCCGAGGCCAATCGCGACGCCGGCCCAGCCGGGGCGCCCCCGTGACCACGCGAAGATCGCCGCGGCGACGCACGTGACGGCCAGCAGGTCCCAGTTGACCAGCCCGGTGACCAGCAGCATCGGCGACGCGGCGAACCAGAGGACGTCCCATGGACTGCCGCGCGGGCCCCGCCGGGAGAGGACGAGCAGCCACGTCGCCGCCAGCGCGAGGATGGCGAAGCCGAGTGCGTTGACGGCAACGTACGGCCCGATCTCGGCATGGACCGCGGGCATCGACCACAGCTGGTCGGTGGCCGCCTCGTGACGTGGCTCCATCGGAGGCGAGCCCTTGAGCCAGTGCGTGACCCACGCCGCGCCCCAGGCCCAGTAGGCGATGCCGACCGGGTACTCCATCACCTCATAGCGGGAGCGGGTCTGCGCGTCGTCGGAGTAGGGCCAGTCCAGCTCGGCCAGTCCGCGCCCGGTGTAGAGGTAGGGCAGGTCCGAGTAGCACATCTGGACATAGCGTCCCTCAGAGTTCTCCCACGTCTTGGAGTAGCACCCGGCCTTCTGCACCATGCCGAGCGCGAACGTCACCGCCGTGACCGCGAGCAGCACCCGCAGCGGCGTCCACCACGTGCGCCCGGCGTGGATCACGGGCCTGAGGACGAGGTCTGCGTCGCCGACGCGGTCGCCGACGGCTGCTCGGTCTGGCAAGCCGGGAGCAAGCCTCCGCACGTCGGGTTCGGCTGCGCGGGCTGAGGCGCCGTGGAGGATGCGGCCGGCGTCGGCGCGACCGGAGTGGCCGACTTGGTGGCCTTCGGCTTCGCCGACTTGGTGGCCTTCGGCTTCGGGTTGCTCGGCGGGGGTGCGACAAGCCCCGGGTCATGGTCGTCGTCCGGTGCGTCACCGTCGACCCAGGCGGGCGGCGGGAAGTCCTCCTCCGGCTGGCCCTCGAGGTCGCGCTCCATCACCGCGAGCCACGTGTCGGTCGGATAGTCGGCACCGAAGTACGACGGCATCCAACCGTCCAGCTGCTCACGGCCCTTGCCGCGGACGTACATGACCGCCGTCGAGAGCTGAGGGGTGAAGCCGGTGAACCACGCCGAGGAGACCTGGCCCTTGTCATTGGTCGCCGTACCGGTCTTGCCGGCGGCGGGACGGCCCAGGGCCAGTGCCGCGCGACCGGTACCGCTCTTCACCACCTGCTGCATCGCGTACGAGACGTCGGCGGCGATGTCCTTGTCGATGACCTGCTTGGCGTTGTTCTTCCACTGGTAGCGGACGACGCCGTCGCGGTCGACGACCTTCGTGATGACGTGGACGTCGGCACGCTTGCCGCCCGCGGCGATCGTCGCGTAGGCGTTGGCGAGGTTGATCGGGCTGACCTGCGCCTTGCCCAGTGTGATCAGCGAGTCGGACGGGAGCAGGTCCGGCGTGTGGTCGGGGATCCCCGGAAGGTCCTGCTCCGGCTTGGTGGGCGCCAGGCCCATCTCCGTGGCGGTCTTGTAGACCGCCTTGGAGCCGTTCGGGATCGAGCTCGACATGTCGACGAAGGCGGTGTTGACCGACTGCTCGAGCGCCGTCAGCGCGGTGATGTGGGAGCCGTAGGAGTGACCGTTGGCCTCACCGGCCTGCTCACCTTCGTTGTGCACCTGGAGCGTCGAGCCCGGGAAGGTGAAGGGCGAGTTGCCGTCGAAGGTGTCCTTGAGCGAGAAGCCCGCTCCGAGCGCGGTGGCCAGGGTGAACGGCTTCATCGTCGAGCCGGCCATGCCGCCGGCGGCGGCCCAGTTGATCTCGGACTTGAGGAAGTCCTGGCCGCCGTAGAAGCCGAGCAGTGCACCCGTGCCGGGCTGGACGGTGGCGACACCGACGTGGAGCTGCTTGTCGGTGATCTTCGCGCTGCCGTCCTTCGTCGTGGTCGGCGCGTTCTCCTTCACCGCCTCCTCGGCGTTGGCCATGTCCTGCCGGTTGAAGGTGGTGGTGACGCGCAGGCCACCGCCGGTGATCTCCTGGTCGGAGAAGCCGAGCTTGTTGAGCTCGTTCTCGACCAAGGTCAGCATGTGGCCCTTCTGGCCACCCTTGGAGGACGACTGCTTCTGCTTCGCGACCTTCGGCAGCGCCGCCTCGGCATCGGCCGCCTCGCTGTCGGTGATGTCGCCCGCGTCCGCCATGCCGTTGAGCACGTAGCGGTAACGCTGGAGCAGGTCCTCGTTGACGCCGGAGTCGTCGGTGCGGTCGGGGCTGAGCCGCGACGGGTTGTTGAGCACGGAGGCGAGCACCGCGCACTCGTCGAGGTCCAGCTTGGAGGCCGGCTCGTCGAAGTAGGCCTCGGAGGCAGCCTGGATGCCGTACGCACCGCGGCCGAAGTAGATGGTGTTGAGGTAGCCCTCGAGGATCTCCTGCTTGCTCTTCTGCCGCTGCAGCTTGAGCGAGAGGAAGGCCTCCTTGATCTTGCGCGTGTAGGTCCGCTGCTGGCTGAGGTAGAGGATCTTCACGTACTGCTGCGTGATCGTCGAGGCACCACCGGTGATCTGGCCGGCCTGGGCGTTGGAGAACGCCGCGCGCAGGATGCCCTTGGGGTCGATGCCCTTGTCGGTCCAGAAAGAGCGGTTCTCCGCGGCGACCACGGCGGACTTGATGCAGTCCGGCATCTGCGAGTACGAGATCGACTCGCGGTTCTGCTGCGCGAACTGGCCGATCTTCGTCTTGCCGCCGGCGTAGTAGATGTACGTCGACTGGGTCTGGAACGCCTCGTTGGGGCTGGGGATCTTGGTGCGCTGGTAGGCGACGAACCCGATCACGACGAGCAGCAGGAAGAGCGAGAGCCCCGCGATGAGGCACCACTTGAGCACCCGGAGGGTCCAACCGCGCGCACCCAGCGGTGCCGCGGCCCCCTTCCGGACCGGTGCCTTCTTCCTCACTGGTGCCCTCTTGCCACTCGCCACGAGGGAAGAGAGTACGCACAGCGGCGTACGTGTCGCGGATTCGCAACAGACGGATATATCGCTACGATGCATCTATGGCACGTCGCGCAGAGACCATCGAGCTGGCAGTCCTCGGACTCCTGCACGAGGGCCCCATGCACGGCTACGAGCTGCGCAAGCGGCTCAATCTCATGCTCGGTTGGGGCCGGGTGCTCTCCTACGGATCGCTCTACCCCACCCTGAAGAAGATGTTGCGGGCCGACCTCATCGAGGAGGAGACCACTGCGGTCACTCCGGTGACGCGTCGTCCTCGGATCGTCTACAGGGTCACCGAGGCCGGTCACACGGAGTTCGAGCGCCTGATGTCCCAGGTCGATTCCACAGCGTGGGAAGACGACAACTTCGACATCCGGTTCGCGTTCTTCGGCCGCACCGACATGGAGATCCGGCTGCGCGTCCTCGAGGGACGACGTACCCGCCTCCAGGAGCGGCTCGACCGCGTCCAACGTGAGCTGGCCATGACCCAGAAGGAAGTTGACCAGTACGCCGCCGAGCTCCAGAGGCACGGCGTCGAGTCTGTGGAGCGCGAGGTCCGCTGGTTGTCAGACCTCATCAATGCCGAGCGGAACGATTCGCAGGCAGTCACACTAAGGAAGGAGCCCTGATGGGTTCGATTCGCGTAGCAATCGCGGGTGTTGGCAACTGCGCCAGCTCCCTCGTCCAGGGTGTCGAGTACTACAAGGACGCCGACGCGTCGAGCACCGTCCCGGGGCTCATGCACGTCAAGTTCGGCGACTACCACGTCTCCGACGTGGAGTTCGTCGCGGCGTTCGACGTCGATGACAAGAAGGTCGGCAAGGACCTGTCCGAGGCCATCAACGCCTCGGAGAACAACACCATCAAGATCGCCGACGTTCCGTTCAAGAATGTCGAGGTCCAGAAGGGCCCGACCCTCGACGGTCTCGGCAAGTACTACCGCCAGACGATCGACGAGTCGGGCGCTGCCGACGTCGACGTCGTCCAGGTCCTCAAGGACAACCAGGTCGACGTCCTCGTCTCCTACCTTCCGGTGGGCTCGGAGCAGGCCGACAAGTTCTACGCCCAGGCGGCCATCGACGCGGGCGTGGCCTTCGTCAACGCCCTCCCGGTCTTCATCGCCTCCGACCCCGAGTGGGCTGCCAAGTTCACCGAGGCCGGCGTCCCGATCGTCGGCGACGACATCAAGTCGCAGGTCGGCGCCACCATCACGCACCGCGTGATGGCGAAGCTCTTCGAGGACCGTGGCGTCACGCTGGACCGCACGTACCAGCTCAACGTCGGCGGCAACATGGACTTCAAGAACATGCTCGAGCGCGAGCGCCTCGAGTCCAAGAAGGTCTCCAAGACCCAGGCCGTCACGTCCAACCTGACCGGTCCGCTGTCCGGTCTGGTGGACTCGAAGAACGTCCACATCGGTCCGTCCGACTACGTCGCGTGGCTCGACGACCGCAAGTGGGCCTACGTCCGCCTCGAGGGTCGTGCCTTCGGTGACGTTCCGCTCAACCTCGAGTACAAGCTCGAGGTGTGGGACTCCCCGAACAGCGCCGGCATCATCATCGACGCCGTGCGTGCCGCGAAGATCGCCAAGGACCGTGGTATCGGCGGCCCGATCCTCCCGGCGTCGGCGTACCTCATGAAGAGCCCGCCGGTCCAGATCGAGGACACCGAGGGTCGCGCCCAGCTCGAGGCGTTCATCATCGGCGCCTGATCGACCTATCCTCTGCGAGAACCCCCGCTCCGGCGGGGGTTCTTCGCATTTTCAGGCCCGGTCAGGCGAGTTCAGACCTTGCGCGGCGCGGTCTCGACGATCGAGCGGAGCAGCACCTCCGCGGTCTCGATGCAGGCGTCGACGTCGAGCGTCACCGGCTCGACCAGAAGCTGGCGACCGATCTCCTCAAGGGTGCCGAGCGCGGCATGTGCCGCGATGACCGGGTCGATGCCGGAGCGACCGACCGACCGGATCACGTCGGCGATGATCGCCTTGATGCCGGACCGGGTCACCTCGATCCGCTCGGAGACCTCCGCCGGGCGACCGGGGATATGGGTGAGGATCGGACGCCAGGTGTCCTTGTCCGCGCTGACGATGTCGATCAGTTGCCGCAGATGGGTCGACGCCCAGACGTAGAGGTCGACGCTGTCGACCAGGAGCGGCCGGAAGACGTCCATGATCTGGTCGACCGCCCGCTGCTGGGTGCGGTCCAGCAGCGCCCGCGAGAGGTCGGTGAGGTCGGTGAACGCTCCGTAGACGACCGGCCTGGTCACACCGGCCTCCGCCGCGACGCTGGCGATGCTGAGGGAGTCATAGCCATCCCGGTTGACGATGACCAGGGCAGCGTCGAGCAGTTGCTCGCGGCGCTCAGCGGGAGGGATCCGGGCGGCGTAGGGCCGTCGCTTGCGCACCTTCCCCACGACGCTCATGGAAGGGATCCTAACCAGCCGATGACATTTACTACAGTCCCGTAGTAATTTGCCGGAGTGAGCACTCGCAACGTGGCGACCACGGACGGTCTGAACCTCGCGGTCTACGAGGCCGGGGACCCGGCCGACCCGACGCTCGTCGCGGTGCACGGTTACCCCGACGACCACACGGTGTGGGACGGCGTGCTCGAGCTCCTCGCCGCTGACTTCCATGTCGTCACCTACGACGTACGTGGCGCAGGTGCCTCCGACGCCCCGTCGCGACGCTCGGGCTACCGCATCCCGCAGCTCGTCGCCGACCTCGGCGCCGTGATCGACGCGACCGCCGCCGGGAAGAACGTCCACCTGATCGCCCACGACTGGGGCTCGATCCAGTGCTGGGACGCCCTCCGCACGGACGCCCTCGGAGCGCGGATCCTCTCCTACACCTCCATCTCGGGGCCGAGCCTGGACATGGCGGGCCGCTGGCTGCGCGGGGCGGGCCACCCGGTCAGCACGCTCAAGCAGCTCGCGGACTCCTGGTACGTCGCAGCCTTCCAGCTTCCCCGCCTGCCGGAGCTGCTGCTCTCGCGGGGGGTCCTCGGCAAGGCGGTTGCCCACTCCAAGCGTGCCGGTGACGCGGCCCGGCCCCAGGCGGTCGACCGCCACATCAAGCCCCGTGACGCGATCAACGGACTGGAGCTCTACCGCGCCAACTTCACCGGCCGCATGGCCCGGCCCCGGCCCGCGCCGATCCAGGTGCCAGTCCAGGTGCTCGCCCCCACCGACGACGCCCACGTCACGGTCGCCCTCCAGACCCAGGCGCCGGCGCCGTACGTCGCCACCCTCACGTCCCACGTCATCCCGGGCAACCACTGGGTCGTCGAGCAGGATCCGGAGCGCATCGCCCGACATATCGTCGACTTCATCAAGAACGTCTGAGCGGAGGAACACCCGATGGCCCTCAAGATGCCGAGCATCAACCGCCTGCACGAGCCCGCGAAGGTGGCACTCAACGCCCGCGACGTCCACTTCGACTGGACCGGCCTGCCGCTCGCATGGATCCCCGGTGAGGTCTTCGCCTCCCACTTGGTCAACGTCCTCCACCTGCTGCTTCCCGAGGGCGAGCGCTGGTTCGTCAAGGTCTTCTCCGAGGCGCTCCCCCTGATCCAGGACGAGCAGCTCAGGGAGGAGGTCATCGGCTTCATCGGGCAGGAGGGCGTGCACGCCTCCTCCCACCAGGGCGTCCTCGACTACTTCGACGAGCACGGCCTCGACACCCGTGCCTACGTGGCCCAGGTGGCCGACCTCTTCCAGCGGATCCTCGGCGACCGCGACCTCACCGGCCGGGCC of Nocardioides sp. Kera G14 contains these proteins:
- a CDS encoding alanine racemase; translation: MSLVLTVAGARWRNHLRSVADATAGLVPVAKGNGYGFGLASLARRCEWLGVDVMAVGTYAELPSVLSRFPGDVLVLTPWRPWIPVLSPEVAGRVIHTVSRPEDLEALLEVQPGARVVLERTTSMRRHGMSAAELWAAAGIARSRARFEGVTIHLPMTGGNEPEARALLDDVIGAEASSVWISHLTPSELERLRSAYGDLSIRPRVGTGLWLGDRGALAVTAVVQDVHPIRRSERFGYRQGRGASGHLLVVSGGTAHGLGLVAPSGDSSPRGRAATLAKGAIESAGTLRSPFSLDGKPLEFAEPPHMQASMLVLPKGARVPEVGDTVDVAVRFTTTTFDEIRL
- a CDS encoding lipid II:glycine glycyltransferase FemX — translated: MTLSVRRISPQVHREWVRQQRSVSFLQTPAWARVKTEWRSESVGWFRGETLVGAALVLHRPVPKLKRYTLAYVPEGPSIDWSGDLAEWLEPLSAYLRKNGAFAVRLGPPVRTATWSAAQVKEGVASDSVRRLGDLAPEHRYPEGARVVSQLRSAGWVLQSPEDGFGAGQPQYTYEIPLVVDGQRRTEDDLLKGMNQLWRRNIKKADKEGVEVRVSLDLSDLRAFHDLYVHTAERDHFTPRPLSYFETMFRELSAEDPRRIRLYLARHEGDLVAATILVQVGAWSWYSYGASSTEKREVRGSNALQWAMIRDSLAAGCDVYDLRGITPTLDSADSHVGLIQFKVGTGGQAVEYAGEWDRALRPLIYKAFTAYMNRRGR
- a CDS encoding glycosyltransferase family 87 protein, with amino-acid sequence MPDRAAVGDRVGDADLVLRPVIHAGRTWWTPLRVLLAVTAVTFALGMVQKAGCYSKTWENSEGRYVQMCYSDLPYLYTGRGLAELDWPYSDDAQTRSRYEVMEYPVGIAYWAWGAAWVTHWLKGSPPMEPRHEAATDQLWSMPAVHAEIGPYVAVNALGFAILALAATWLLVLSRRGPRGSPWDVLWFAASPMLLVTGLVNWDLLAVTCVAAAIFAWSRGRPGWAGVAIGLGTAMKLYPLFLLGAIVILAWRARRWPAVGLAFLGAGLSWLLVNAPAMLGGWDEWKVFWSFNSSRGADLGSLWLVAQQVTGHTFTPHTINVWSWLLFGLWCALTLAVGLAARRTPTFAELGFVVVAGFLIVNKVYSPQYVLWLLPLAVIARPRWREQAWWQGAEFAYFALVWWYLGGFLAPGGGDQQPFYWLGILVRVAGELWLVGRIVHGWFPRVGSARDPERAADLASSPS
- a CDS encoding transglycosylase domain-containing protein — protein: MRKKAPVRKGAAAPLGARGWTLRVLKWCLIAGLSLFLLLVVIGFVAYQRTKIPSPNEAFQTQSTYIYYAGGKTKIGQFAQQNRESISYSQMPDCIKSAVVAAENRSFWTDKGIDPKGILRAAFSNAQAGQITGGASTITQQYVKILYLSQQRTYTRKIKEAFLSLKLQRQKSKQEILEGYLNTIYFGRGAYGIQAASEAYFDEPASKLDLDECAVLASVLNNPSRLSPDRTDDSGVNEDLLQRYRYVLNGMADAGDITDSEAADAEAALPKVAKQKQSSSKGGQKGHMLTLVENELNKLGFSDQEITGGGLRVTTTFNRQDMANAEEAVKENAPTTTKDGSAKITDKQLHVGVATVQPGTGALLGFYGGQDFLKSEINWAAAGGMAGSTMKPFTLATALGAGFSLKDTFDGNSPFTFPGSTLQVHNEGEQAGEANGHSYGSHITALTALEQSVNTAFVDMSSSIPNGSKAVYKTATEMGLAPTKPEQDLPGIPDHTPDLLPSDSLITLGKAQVSPINLANAYATIAAGGKRADVHVITKVVDRDGVVRYQWKNNAKQVIDKDIAADVSYAMQQVVKSGTGRAALALGRPAAGKTGTATNDKGQVSSAWFTGFTPQLSTAVMYVRGKGREQLDGWMPSYFGADYPTDTWLAVMERDLEGQPEEDFPPPAWVDGDAPDDDHDPGLVAPPPSNPKPKATKSAKPKATKSATPVAPTPAASSTAPQPAQPNPTCGGLLPACQTEQPSATASATQTSSSGP
- a CDS encoding helix-turn-helix transcriptional regulator; the encoded protein is MARRAETIELAVLGLLHEGPMHGYELRKRLNLMLGWGRVLSYGSLYPTLKKMLRADLIEEETTAVTPVTRRPRIVYRVTEAGHTEFERLMSQVDSTAWEDDNFDIRFAFFGRTDMEIRLRVLEGRRTRLQERLDRVQRELAMTQKEVDQYAAELQRHGVESVEREVRWLSDLINAERNDSQAVTLRKEP
- a CDS encoding inositol-3-phosphate synthase; this translates as MGSIRVAIAGVGNCASSLVQGVEYYKDADASSTVPGLMHVKFGDYHVSDVEFVAAFDVDDKKVGKDLSEAINASENNTIKIADVPFKNVEVQKGPTLDGLGKYYRQTIDESGAADVDVVQVLKDNQVDVLVSYLPVGSEQADKFYAQAAIDAGVAFVNALPVFIASDPEWAAKFTEAGVPIVGDDIKSQVGATITHRVMAKLFEDRGVTLDRTYQLNVGGNMDFKNMLERERLESKKVSKTQAVTSNLTGPLSGLVDSKNVHIGPSDYVAWLDDRKWAYVRLEGRAFGDVPLNLEYKLEVWDSPNSAGIIIDAVRAAKIAKDRGIGGPILPASAYLMKSPPVQIEDTEGRAQLEAFIIGA
- a CDS encoding TetR/AcrR family transcriptional regulator encodes the protein MSVVGKVRKRRPYAARIPPAERREQLLDAALVIVNRDGYDSLSIASVAAEAGVTRPVVYGAFTDLTDLSRALLDRTQQRAVDQIMDVFRPLLVDSVDLYVWASTHLRQLIDIVSADKDTWRPILTHIPGRPAEVSERIEVTRSGIKAIIADVIRSVGRSGIDPVIAAHAALGTLEEIGRQLLVEPVTLDVDACIETAEVLLRSIVETAPRKV
- a CDS encoding alpha/beta fold hydrolase — translated: MSTRNVATTDGLNLAVYEAGDPADPTLVAVHGYPDDHTVWDGVLELLAADFHVVTYDVRGAGASDAPSRRSGYRIPQLVADLGAVIDATAAGKNVHLIAHDWGSIQCWDALRTDALGARILSYTSISGPSLDMAGRWLRGAGHPVSTLKQLADSWYVAAFQLPRLPELLLSRGVLGKAVAHSKRAGDAARPQAVDRHIKPRDAINGLELYRANFTGRMARPRPAPIQVPVQVLAPTDDAHVTVALQTQAPAPYVATLTSHVIPGNHWVVEQDPERIARHIVDFIKNV